One genomic segment of Paenibacillus durus includes these proteins:
- a CDS encoding helicase C-terminal domain-containing protein yields the protein MSAVITISVRTLVEYVYRSGSLESGFRSASSLAEGTRIHQQIQQQYKEDDRKEVYLSAEIPCDGLIIAVFGRCDGLLLSADGRLTVEEIKSTGAPELPEEGREVHWAQTLMYAHMIILEQDLPDITVRLTYVHSRTGEQRSLERLVSAAEAAAFAGATAAAYAPYAALLLQHGERRTESIRRLEFPFPAYREGQRRLAGAVYKSIADGVNLFAQAPTGIGKTMSALFPAVKAMGEGLQRGLFYLTAKTVTRLAAQDAFALMSSGGLHLHVVTITAKEKACFREEGLCGPDYCPFADGYYDRINGALMDMLRSETLMDRNVLEQYARKHTVCPFELSLDAAYASDAVICDYNYIFDPRISLKRLPEERKKDTALLVDEAHNLVDRGREMFSAGLRKAPFLALKRRYKGQNRALSAAAGGLNALFIALRKECEPAGSGKWSAYPGELPGLLEAFVQEAERELLGSAPALLLEGEQEDGLLDAYYEAQAMLRACKMYDERYITYAETEKGDVFLKLFNLDPSHLLTQSSKGFRSRIFFSATLSPLHYYREMLGAGEDDYSLTIPSPFRKEQWQISILPVSTRFRDRDDSLKPLTAALSAMVARKGNYLVFFPSYQYLQKVYDAFSTALPGVRTLVQGSGMSEEERERFLGAFRLGNEETLLGFAVLGGIFSEGVDLPGDRLGGVMVVGVGLPQLGLERNLLREYFGAQGKNGFDYAYVYPGMCKVLQAGGRLIRSESDTGVILLADDRFLQPPYLWLLPEEWRDYRILG from the coding sequence TTGTCTGCCGTCATAACCATTTCAGTAAGGACGCTTGTGGAGTATGTGTACCGCAGCGGCAGCCTTGAATCGGGCTTCCGCAGCGCCTCTTCCTTGGCAGAGGGAACGCGCATACACCAGCAGATTCAACAGCAGTATAAAGAAGACGACCGCAAGGAAGTGTACCTCAGCGCGGAAATTCCCTGCGATGGCCTGATTATCGCCGTCTTCGGGCGCTGCGACGGACTGCTGCTGTCTGCGGACGGGCGCCTTACCGTCGAGGAGATCAAGTCGACCGGAGCGCCGGAGCTGCCGGAGGAGGGCCGTGAGGTGCACTGGGCTCAGACTTTAATGTATGCGCATATGATTATTTTGGAACAGGATCTTCCAGATATCACGGTTAGGCTTACATATGTTCACAGCAGGACGGGGGAGCAGCGGAGCCTCGAGCGGCTCGTGTCCGCCGCAGAGGCGGCGGCTTTTGCGGGCGCTACGGCGGCGGCGTACGCCCCATATGCGGCCCTGCTGCTTCAGCATGGGGAGCGCAGGACCGAAAGCATCCGCAGGCTGGAGTTTCCGTTCCCGGCCTACAGGGAAGGGCAGCGGCGTTTGGCCGGCGCTGTCTATAAGTCCATCGCGGACGGTGTGAACCTGTTCGCTCAGGCTCCGACGGGTATCGGAAAGACGATGTCCGCCCTGTTTCCAGCGGTCAAGGCGATGGGAGAGGGCCTGCAGCGCGGGCTGTTCTACTTGACGGCCAAGACCGTCACGCGGCTGGCCGCGCAGGATGCCTTTGCCTTGATGTCCTCCGGGGGCCTCCATCTGCATGTGGTCACGATCACGGCTAAAGAAAAGGCCTGTTTCCGGGAGGAGGGGCTCTGCGGGCCGGACTATTGCCCGTTTGCCGACGGGTATTATGACCGGATCAACGGCGCGCTGATGGATATGCTGCGGAGCGAGACGCTGATGGACCGTAATGTTCTGGAACAATACGCCCGCAAGCATACGGTATGCCCGTTCGAGCTGTCGCTGGACGCGGCGTATGCAAGCGACGCTGTGATCTGCGATTACAATTATATTTTCGATCCCCGCATCAGTCTAAAGCGGCTCCCGGAGGAGCGGAAGAAGGATACGGCGCTGCTTGTCGACGAAGCGCATAATCTGGTCGACCGCGGCCGGGAGATGTTCTCGGCGGGTCTGCGCAAAGCGCCGTTCCTCGCGCTGAAGCGCCGTTATAAGGGACAGAACCGCGCGCTCAGCGCCGCAGCGGGGGGCCTGAATGCCTTGTTCATCGCTCTGCGCAAAGAGTGCGAACCGGCTGGCTCGGGCAAATGGAGCGCATATCCCGGGGAACTGCCGGGCCTGCTGGAGGCGTTCGTGCAGGAGGCGGAGCGTGAACTGCTCGGCTCTGCTCCGGCGCTGCTTCTGGAAGGGGAACAGGAAGACGGGCTGCTTGACGCCTACTATGAGGCGCAGGCAATGCTGCGCGCCTGCAAGATGTATGACGAGCGCTATATCACTTATGCGGAAACGGAAAAAGGAGACGTCTTCCTGAAGCTGTTCAATCTGGACCCGTCGCATTTGCTGACGCAGTCCTCCAAGGGCTTCCGCAGCCGGATTTTCTTCTCAGCGACGCTGTCGCCTCTCCACTATTACCGGGAAATGTTAGGCGCGGGCGAGGACGACTACAGCCTCACGATTCCTTCTCCCTTCCGTAAAGAGCAGTGGCAAATCAGCATATTGCCGGTGTCGACGCGGTTTCGCGACCGGGATGATTCGCTTAAGCCGCTTACGGCGGCGCTGTCGGCGATGGTTGCCCGCAAAGGGAACTATCTGGTCTTTTTTCCATCCTACCAGTATTTGCAGAAAGTTTATGATGCTTTTTCCACCGCACTGCCCGGGGTTAGGACGCTGGTGCAGGGAAGCGGAATGAGTGAAGAGGAACGGGAGAGGTTTCTAGGAGCTTTTCGCCTTGGCAACGAGGAGACGCTGCTCGGATTTGCCGTGCTGGGCGGAATTTTCTCGGAAGGGGTTGATTTGCCCGGAGACCGGCTCGGCGGTGTGATGGTAGTCGGCGTCGGCCTGCCCCAGCTTGGACTGGAGCGCAACCTGCTAAGGGAATATTTCGGCGCTCAGGGCAAGAACGGATTTGATTACGCCTACGTGTATCCGGGTATGTGTAAGGTGCTGCAGGCGGGAGGGCGCCTCATTCGGAGTGAAAGCGATACCGGCGTGATCCTGCTGGCCGACGACCGCTTTTTGCAGCCCCCGTATTTATGGCTGCTGCCGGAGGAATGGAGAGACTACCGGATACTTGGATAA
- a CDS encoding LTA synthase family protein, giving the protein MVSIQKEGDAVSFINVRRWLTKPFIFFTIMLILKSYLAWAVIFDNLLPWKSLLTEIPFAWALFCIIERFASKRKLGYYMTVNLLVTAIFFAAIMYFKYYGVIVTYHAAEQVNQVTAVRNSVFSLMDPYYLLIFADVIVLGYYFLFNRNGRNYKKEQINRGRGSRKFSALFAASLALCLFNVLPNKASMNEIKKAQEMGILNYEAYTIFAQEKIDLVKASDITQESIDKAKGISAPANPKLQGAAKGKNLIIVQMESLQNFLIGLKIDGKEITPNLNAVMKESLYFPNFYQMVGQGNTSDAEFVVNTSFYIPPRGAATQMYVDKVLPSLPRLMEKNGYQTATFHTNDVEFWNRGELYSSLGWGKYYDHKFFGDEDTFFFGPSDEVLYRKTTAKLKEMSASSQPFYAQIISMSSHHPFTIPSEKYKMKLPERYEGTFVGDYIRAQNYADYAFGQLVQELKETGLWDNSLIMIYGDHMGLPIYSLDHDDKELMTEIYGHEYGYGNMTNIALMIHGAGSAQPQTLEQVGGEIDILPTAANLLGISLKDHLHFGQDIINQNYNLLPERYYLPTGSFISSSGLLIPGNSFEDNTQYPIALSSKPPAATEDEYNRALRLLQLSDSYVSQLPEKKAE; this is encoded by the coding sequence ATGGTTAGCATCCAGAAAGAAGGCGATGCCGTGTCATTTATTAACGTTAGACGGTGGTTGACTAAACCTTTTATTTTTTTCACCATCATGCTTATTCTTAAGAGCTATTTGGCCTGGGCGGTGATCTTCGATAATCTGCTGCCGTGGAAGTCGCTGCTGACCGAGATTCCCTTTGCCTGGGCGTTATTCTGCATTATCGAGCGTTTCGCGTCTAAGCGCAAGCTTGGCTATTATATGACGGTTAACCTGCTGGTAACGGCGATTTTTTTCGCGGCTATCATGTATTTCAAATATTACGGAGTTATCGTAACCTATCATGCGGCTGAGCAGGTCAATCAGGTGACCGCCGTCCGCAACAGCGTATTTTCACTGATGGACCCTTATTATCTGCTTATTTTCGCCGATGTCATCGTGCTGGGATATTATTTTCTTTTTAATCGGAATGGCCGGAATTACAAAAAAGAGCAAATTAACCGGGGACGCGGCAGCCGGAAATTCTCGGCTCTGTTCGCTGCGTCGCTGGCGCTGTGTCTGTTCAATGTGCTGCCGAACAAAGCCAGCATGAATGAAATCAAGAAAGCGCAAGAGATGGGCATCCTCAATTATGAGGCCTATACCATCTTCGCTCAAGAAAAAATCGACCTGGTGAAGGCTAGCGATATTACACAGGAATCCATTGATAAGGCCAAGGGAATCAGCGCTCCCGCAAATCCGAAGCTGCAGGGGGCGGCCAAGGGCAAGAACCTGATTATCGTCCAGATGGAATCGCTGCAGAACTTTCTGATCGGACTTAAGATCGACGGCAAAGAGATCACTCCGAACCTAAATGCCGTAATGAAAGAAAGCCTGTATTTCCCGAATTTCTATCAAATGGTCGGCCAGGGCAACACCTCGGATGCGGAGTTTGTCGTCAATACGTCCTTTTACATCCCTCCCCGGGGCGCGGCCACCCAAATGTACGTCGACAAGGTGCTGCCGAGCCTGCCGCGTCTGATGGAGAAGAACGGCTACCAGACGGCCACCTTCCACACGAATGATGTAGAGTTCTGGAACCGCGGGGAGCTGTACAGCTCACTTGGATGGGGCAAATATTACGACCATAAGTTCTTTGGGGACGAGGACACCTTCTTCTTCGGGCCTTCCGATGAGGTGCTGTACCGCAAGACAACCGCCAAGCTGAAGGAAATGAGCGCAAGCAGCCAGCCGTTCTACGCCCAGATCATTTCCATGTCGTCCCATCATCCGTTTACGATTCCTTCTGAAAAATACAAGATGAAGCTGCCGGAGCGTTATGAAGGCACTTTTGTCGGTGACTACATCCGGGCGCAGAACTACGCCGATTACGCTTTTGGCCAACTGGTTCAGGAGCTTAAAGAGACCGGCCTTTGGGACAACAGCTTGATTATGATCTATGGCGATCATATGGGCCTGCCGATTTACTCGCTCGATCATGACGACAAAGAGCTGATGACCGAGATTTACGGCCATGAATACGGGTATGGCAATATGACCAATATTGCGCTGATGATTCACGGCGCGGGCAGCGCGCAGCCGCAGACTCTGGAGCAGGTCGGAGGAGAGATTGATATTTTGCCGACCGCCGCCAATCTGCTTGGCATATCTCTGAAGGATCATCTGCATTTTGGCCAGGATATCATTAATCAGAACTATAACCTTCTGCCCGAGCGTTATTATTTGCCTACCGGCTCGTTTATCTCAAGCTCCGGACTGCTTATTCCCGGCAACAGCTTCGAGGACAACACCCAGTATCCGATCGCGCTCAGCAGCAAGCCGCCCGCCGCCACAGAGGATGAATATAACCGTGCGCTCCGGCTGCTGCAGCTCTCCGACAGCTACGTCTCGCAGCTTCCCGAGAAGAAAGCCGAATAG
- a CDS encoding MarR family winged helix-turn-helix transcriptional regulator, with amino-acid sequence MSRQIDPLVEQIGLSMWRVQRKIISGIGLQAELGLTFPQFILLNMIANEGRARVVRLAERMEVKSSAVTVMLDRMEGVGLIRREPDEHDRRAVVVTLTEKGEEIRAEGQRRSLISLDEYLSILTPEELTRFAEYYDMLERQER; translated from the coding sequence ATGTCGCGACAGATTGATCCGCTTGTAGAACAAATCGGATTATCCATGTGGAGGGTGCAGCGAAAAATAATATCGGGGATCGGCCTGCAAGCGGAGCTTGGACTGACGTTTCCCCAGTTCATTTTGCTGAATATGATAGCCAACGAGGGAAGGGCAAGGGTGGTACGGCTTGCCGAACGGATGGAGGTCAAATCCAGTGCGGTTACGGTCATGCTTGACCGTATGGAAGGAGTAGGTCTGATCCGCCGGGAGCCGGACGAGCACGACCGTAGAGCCGTAGTGGTGACGCTCACTGAAAAGGGAGAGGAGATCCGGGCTGAAGGACAGCGCCGCTCCCTGATCTCGCTGGATGAGTATCTGTCGATTCTGACGCCTGAGGAGCTTACGCGTTTCGCCGAATATTACGATATGCTGGAAAGGCAGGAGCGTTAA
- a CDS encoding RHS repeat domain-containing protein, with product MYNGHGDVVALTDAEGKVAARYEYDVWRLVTGMYNRYGERVREGIGWMGDLGSGNGSPGSLQGPEDESGNIDPDYHPGNGNANGKGNSKAKSKPSEEQTVTLAAAEETVTDTSAGITDLVTEEVEPTEDITTELVKENPVGLSRFLYKLI from the coding sequence GTGTATAACGGCCATGGGGATGTCGTCGCGCTGACGGATGCCGAGGGCAAAGTAGCGGCCCGCTACGAATACGATGTCTGGCGCCTGGTGACCGGCATGTACAACCGGTATGGCGAGCGTGTGCGTGAAGGGATTGGCTGGATGGGGGATCTCGGAAGCGGCAACGGCAGCCCGGGCTCCCTGCAGGGACCGGAAGACGAGAGCGGCAATATCGATCCGGACTACCATCCCGGCAATGGCAACGCCAATGGCAAAGGTAATAGCAAGGCTAAGAGCAAGCCAAGCGAGGAGCAGACCGTAACTTTGGCAGCGGCGGAAGAAACGGTTACCGACACCTCTGCAGGAATCACCGACCTCGTAACGGAGGAAGTGGAGCCAACCGAGGATATCACAACGGAACTGGTGAAGGAAAACCCAGTGGGTCTGTCAAGATTTTTGTATAAACTCATTTAA